The sequence CCCGTCGTTGGCCAGGGACTCGGCCTGCGTGATGAGCCTCGTCGGGTCGGAGCCGTCGTCGCGGGTGCCGACGTAGGTGATCGTGCGCCCGTTCACGCCGCCCTCCGCGTTGGCGCGCTCGAAGCGGATCTTCGCGCCGACGTCCATGCCCGTGTTCACCGGTCCGCTGGAGCTGGTCTGGGTGATCAGGCCGCCGACCTTGATCTCGGTGTCGGTCACGCCGCGGCTCTGCGGCCCGGTCGGGTTCGGGCAGCCAAGCTTCGCCGGGTCGACGGTGATGCCGCTGTTGCTCCAGCCCGTGTCGGGCCCCGGCGTGAACGCCGCCGGCCCTACCGTGGCCGCCCCGGTGGCCTTCGGGGACGTGGCGCCACTGCCGCCGCACGCGGCGGCGGCGGTGACTAAGAAGATTCCGGCGACGGCGAGTGACGCGAGTCTTCGGGTCGAGCCCATCAGAAGCCTCCATATTTGTCTTTGTCACCCGGAAAACGGCATGGCAGGGCCGGGCAATCGGGCGACGAGTTTCCGGTACGGAACTAGAGGACGGCGCCGGACTCCTTGAGGCGCAGGATGTCGTCCCAGGTGTAGCCGTGTTCGAGCAGGACGTCCTCGGTGTGCTCGCCATGTCCTGGCGCCGGCGAGAGCGTCGGCGGCGTGTCGTCGAACTGCGCGGGGCTCGCCACCAGCGGGTATTCGCCGGACTCCTTCTTGACGGTCGTGACGAAGCTGTTCGCCCGGGACTGCGGGTCGGTCGCCGCCTCCCGGGCGGTCTGCACCAGCGACCACGGCGTCGCGAGCCGCCCGAGCAGCTCGGCCCAGTACGCCAGCCCCTGCCCGGCGAAGATCTCGTCCAGGACGGCGATGCAGGCCGGCGCGTTCGCGGCCCGGGCCGCGGCGGTGGCGAACCTGGGGTCGGTGAGGACGTCGGCCCGGTCGACCGCCTGGAAGAACTCGACGACGTGCTTCTCGGTCTGGATGCCGGAGAGGTAGACCAGCCGGTGGTCACGGGTCTGGTAGGCGGCGACGAACGGGTTGGGCAGCGCCGTGTGGCGGTTGCGGGGAATCGCGTCGATGTCGTAGAGCTGGCTCGCGACGACCCCGGGGGAGAACATCCACAGCCCCGACGACAGCAGCGAGACATCGACCACCGCGCCCTTCCCGGTCCGTTCCCTGCGGAACAGCGCCGCCGCGATCCCGCCGGCCAGGAAGGCGCCGGACGCGAGGTCGCCGAGCGCCGGGCCGGGCTGCGGGACGAACTCGTCGCTGACCTGGCTCGCGGCCTGCGCCATGCCGGTGCGGGCCCAGAAGTCGGTGTGGTCGAAGCCGCCCGCGTCGCGCTCCGGCCCCCGCGGGCCGTGCCCGCTGGCCCGGGCGTAGACGAGGCCCGGGCGCACGGCGGCCAGGTCGTCGACGTCGATGCGGAACCGGCGCCGCGCGTCGGGCAGCAGGTTGGTGATGAACACGTCCGCCGAGCGGACCAGCGTCGCCAGGACCGCCTGGCCGTCGGGGGTGCGCTGGTCGACGCCGACGCAGCGCTTTCCCCGGTTGGTGATCTCCCACATGAACGCGACGCCGACCTCGCGGTCCGGCAGGCCGGCGATCGGGTTGCCGTTCATCGGGTCGAGCGTGCCGGGCGGCACGACCTTGATGACGTCGGCGCCCCAGTCGGCGAGCACCGCTCCGGCGGACGGCGCGAAGGCGTACATCGACGCCTCCACCACGCGTACTCCGGACAGCAGGTCGTAGGGCATGGCACTCCGTTTTCTAGGGCGCGTGTTTTCCAGGGGCGCGTGATTTCCGGGCCCGGTCGTCATCCGTGGGCTGTCCGCCGCCGGCCGGGGCGGCGTGGGGCGTCAGAGCCGCAGCAGCGCGCGCAGGTTGCCCTCGGCGATCTTCACGGCGTCCTCGGCGGGAACGTCGGCGAGGGTCTTCTCGAGGTAGGCGCGGTTGTTCGGCCACAGGCCGTCGCCGTGCGGGTAGTCGCCCTCGAACAGCAGGTTGTCGACGGGCACGTCGCCGAGGCTGCGCAGCGCGAACCGCTCGTCGACGAGGCAGGCGTACATGTGCCGGGCGAAGACCTCACGCGGCGGCCGGGAGTCCTTGATCCCCGCCTGGCCGATCGTGATGTCCGTGCTGATCCGGTTGTCGTGGAACGCCTTCTCGGCCCGCTCCAGGATGTAGGGCACCCAGCCGGCGCCGCCCTCGGAGAGAATCACCTTCAGCCGCGGGAAACGCTCCAGGATTCCGCTGAACAGCCAGTCGACGCAGGCCATCATCGAGTTCAGCCCGATCAGCGAGACGAGCACCGGCGGGGGAGCGTCCGGCGACGTCGTCAGCAGCCGCGACGACGAGCCGATGTGCATGCAGATCGGGATGCCCGCGTCGTCGGCGATGGCCCACAGCGGGTCCCAGTGGTCCGTGTGCACCGATGGCAGGCCGAGCACCGTCGGGTTCTCGGAGAACGCCACCGTCCGGGCGCCCTTCGCCAGCACCCGCTTCAGCTCGGCGACCGCCGCGTCGAGGTCGTTCAGGGGCAGGATGGCCGCCCCGTACAGCCGGTCGCGGTCGGTCGCGCACCATTCGTCGAGCAGGTAGTCGTTGTAGGTGCGCAGGCAGGCCTGGGCGAGCTCGTGGTCGGAGACGTTCAGGAAGAACCGGTGCCCGGCGAAGCGCGCGTAGTTGGGGAAGCAGAGCTGGCCCCACACCCCGTCGATGTCCATGTCGGCCAGGCGCGCGTCCGGGTCGTAGCAGCCGGGCCGGATCTCGTCGAACCGCGCCGTGCCCGGTGCCGGCGGGTAGCCGGCCTCGGAGAAGCCGGACAGCGGGCGGCACGAGCCCATCGGGATGTAGGTGAGCTCGCCCTCGTAGCGCCAGGCCTGGCGGCCGTCGACCTCGACGATCCGCGGGCAGTCGTCGCGGAACCTCGCCGGCACGCGGTCGACCCACAGGTGCGCTGGCTCGATGAGGTGGTCGTCTGCTGAGAGGATCTTGGTGGACTCGGGCAACATCGGCGTTCCTCCCTCTCTAGTCAGGCGACTATAGCCAGGTGGCTAGACGGGCGCAAGGCTCGGCCAGCGGGTAGGAAGGTCGTGCGGCGCCGGTGGCGGGACGTCGTCGTCGGAATGGCAGCGCGACGGGGGAGGGCGAATGGGCGCAGCGGCGAAGGTGCAGGTGCGGCGGGCCTACGAGGCGCCGGCGACGACCGACGGCACCCGCGTCCTGGTGGACCGGCTCTGGCCGCGCGGGCTGGCCAGGGCCGAGGCGAGCCTGGACGAGTGGTGCAAGCAGGTCGCCCCGTCCACGGAGCTGCGCACCTGGTACGCCCATGACCCGGAGCGCTTCGAGGAGTTCGGCCGCCGCTACCGCCAGGAGCTGGCGCAGCCCGAGCGGGCCGAGGCGCTGGCGCACCTGCGCGAGCTGGCCCGGAGCGCGACGTTGACGCTGCTCACCGCGACCCGCCAGCCCGAGATCAGCGAGGCGCAGGTACTGGCCGAGCTGCTCCGCGACTGAGCCGCCCGGGCGCGACCACCGGCGCCGGGCCTAGTTGAGACTGGGCGGGATGCGGGTCAGGTTGGGGCTCGCGACGGTCGTGATCGAGTTCAGCAGGCCCAGCTCGCGGCGCAGCAGGGACTGCTCGGCCCGCAGCCGGCTCAGGGCGTTCGGGGCCTCCAGCAGCTCCTGGCGCCGAGCGATGTCGGGCACGACGGCGGCAGCGACCAGATAGGACAGCGTCACCGGGTCGTCGGGCAGGTCGGGCAGCTCGATGTCGAGGGCCTTGTTCTCCGCGAGCTTCGCGGTGTAGTCGCGCAGCAGGCCCTGGACCACCGGGACCAGGGCCGTCGCGGCCGCGGCGTCGCCGCTGTCGTCGGCCAGGTAGGTGACGTCGCCGACGAGGTAGGGCCGGCTGTCGGTGTCGACGGAGCGCAGCACGAACCGGCGTTCGCCGACGGTCCGCAGGGAGTAGCGGCCGTCCGGCAGGCGCTCCGCCCGGCGCACCAGCGCGGTGCAGCCGACCCGGTACAGCTCGGGGGTCTGCGCGCCGACCTCGCGACCGAGCTTGATCGCGACCACACCGAACTGGCGGGGCACGT is a genomic window of Pseudofrankia inefficax containing:
- a CDS encoding CaiB/BaiF CoA transferase family protein, producing the protein MPYDLLSGVRVVEASMYAFAPSAGAVLADWGADVIKVVPPGTLDPMNGNPIAGLPDREVGVAFMWEITNRGKRCVGVDQRTPDGQAVLATLVRSADVFITNLLPDARRRFRIDVDDLAAVRPGLVYARASGHGPRGPERDAGGFDHTDFWARTGMAQAASQVSDEFVPQPGPALGDLASGAFLAGGIAAALFRRERTGKGAVVDVSLLSSGLWMFSPGVVASQLYDIDAIPRNRHTALPNPFVAAYQTRDHRLVYLSGIQTEKHVVEFFQAVDRADVLTDPRFATAAARAANAPACIAVLDEIFAGQGLAYWAELLGRLATPWSLVQTAREAATDPQSRANSFVTTVKKESGEYPLVASPAQFDDTPPTLSPAPGHGEHTEDVLLEHGYTWDDILRLKESGAVL
- a CDS encoding amidohydrolase family protein, with the translated sequence MLPESTKILSADDHLIEPAHLWVDRVPARFRDDCPRIVEVDGRQAWRYEGELTYIPMGSCRPLSGFSEAGYPPAPGTARFDEIRPGCYDPDARLADMDIDGVWGQLCFPNYARFAGHRFFLNVSDHELAQACLRTYNDYLLDEWCATDRDRLYGAAILPLNDLDAAVAELKRVLAKGARTVAFSENPTVLGLPSVHTDHWDPLWAIADDAGIPICMHIGSSSRLLTTSPDAPPPVLVSLIGLNSMMACVDWLFSGILERFPRLKVILSEGGAGWVPYILERAEKAFHDNRISTDITIGQAGIKDSRPPREVFARHMYACLVDERFALRSLGDVPVDNLLFEGDYPHGDGLWPNNRAYLEKTLADVPAEDAVKIAEGNLRALLRL
- a CDS encoding DUF488 domain-containing protein, whose translation is MGAAAKVQVRRAYEAPATTDGTRVLVDRLWPRGLARAEASLDEWCKQVAPSTELRTWYAHDPERFEEFGRRYRQELAQPERAEALAHLRELARSATLTLLTATRQPEISEAQVLAELLRD
- a CDS encoding LON peptidase substrate-binding domain-containing protein, coding for MTDDPTGAGGAAGDDPTDGGATGGEPAPRGAGSEPPTERLALFPLGTVLLPGLLLPLQIFEPRYRELVGELLELPDDVPRQFGVVAIKLGREVGAQTPELYRVGCTALVRRAERLPDGRYSLRTVGERRFVLRSVDTDSRPYLVGDVTYLADDSGDAAAATALVPVVQGLLRDYTAKLAENKALDIELPDLPDDPVTLSYLVAAAVVPDIARRQELLEAPNALSRLRAEQSLLRRELGLLNSITTVASPNLTRIPPSLN